Below is a window of Penaeus monodon isolate SGIC_2016 chromosome 26, NSTDA_Pmon_1, whole genome shotgun sequence DNA.
TGCCAATTACTTAATCCAGTTACTTCTGTAGAATAGAAGTACGATTTCTGTTTCCATCCTTGGCTCAATTTAGATTATGCATTATACCAATAACTTCCTCGGTCCAAACGGATAGCATATTAAGTCTGACTGATGGCAACAGCAAAAACGTGCTCAATTGAGCCTACGTTGTAATTGTCGGCTAAGCAACACTGGACCACTATCGTGCcaaatattttatgtttgatgggtagatagatggattaagaaaatagttagagagagagagagagagagagagagagagagagagagagagagagagagagagagagagagagagagagagagagagagagagagaagagagagaaagagagagagagagagagagagagagagagagagagagaggggggggggggctttctgaAAGTTTCGTCATGGTTCGTATCAGCGGACTGAGCTGAGCGTCTTCACTGGTTCCTCTCCCGTCTTCCTACGTGTCGCTCCACCAGGAAAGTAACCAGCGCCAAGCCCCAACCCAAGGCAAGGACAAGGAAAGTCCCCTGGAGGTGTTCAACTTTAAGAGTTTGCTGGCCTTCGGATTTCTGTAGGAGAAACAAAGAGGACAGCCGGAAAATCAACAAGAAAGCGTTTCGGCAAATAAACTTCATTTTGGCGATCATACTTCAGGTGAATGGCGCTGGTTTTCACGAGTTTTCGAACAGTCCCACGCTTTCTCACCTTCTCGTACCGCGTTCTTTTCAGAGCCAGGTTGATGTCTTCCTTCCATTTGCCGATGCAGCCTGAACTTACTAGACGAGACATGCCTTCGTCAAACTTGTATTTCCAAGGCGTGTTCTTGCGGAAGTAAAAGGGCGTGGAGCCTTCATGGATCCTCTCCTTGAGGAAATACGTGCGGTCAGCGTAGCCTGCATCCTGTACTATGTTGGTCACGTATGAATCTCCTTCGAGCATGGCGTGGGTGCCTGCAGCGACGAGCTCAAGGCACTCTAGAGCATTGGTGTATGGGAGTGTCTGTATGAGCGGCACCATATCTATCTTTTTGGCTATAGTAGTGAGTGCTAGGTTGTGGGACAGTATGAGGGCTTCCACTGTTTCATTACCATAGTTCAGCATACACACCCTGAAGGACCATCGTTCGCATTAgcacataaatatacagtatatacatgcatacgttcacacagacacacacagacacacagacacagacgcacacacacacacacacacacacacacacacacacacacacacacacacacacacacacacacacacacacacatatatatatatatatatatatatatatatatatatatatatatatatatgcatatatatatatatatatatatatatatatatatatatatatatatacatatatacatatacatacatacatacatacatatatatatatatatatatatatatatatatatatatatatatgtgtgtgtgtgtgtgtgtgtgtgtgtgtgtgtgtgtgtgtgtgtgtgtgtgtgtgtgtgtgtgtgtgtgtgtgtgtgtacttttaatGTGACATTCGTAACTTTCTATCtcttcatccatctatttatgcAGCTTACCTGTGGTAACTATCGGCCAATTCTTGAGTAGTTTGAAGTTTAACGGGATATTTTGGGATAGTGAGGAAAGCTATGAGGTTGCACGTGTAGGATATGGCGATGATGTAAGCAGTGAACCACCAGGACATCAGGAACAATCTTAAGGTCCAAGAAGAAGGGACGTCGTCGTTAGCCTGATTCACTAGTGCCTGTAAACATATTTTGGGTTAATTTCGTTcaaagggaataatatatatatatatatatatatatatatatatatatatatatatatatatatatatgtatgtatgtatatatacatatacatatactgctgccatcatatatatatggaatattaaCCACCAGTCTCCCTTCACTAATCATATATGAATGCACTCGCACCACTTACAGGCTTTAAATTGTACGTACCTGTGCAATGGTTAAAAAGTTTCTAAAAGGAGACACTTCTCCCACGAATGAACCCAAAAGGCAGTAGGTGAAGGAGGCTATGACCAGGAATCCACTTATGACCGCCCACATCGTTCTAGTGAAAGGGTAGATGACACTCTGCCACGGGGGAAGAGGTTGAGGAACCGCAATAACGAACGCAATTCTGTGACAGAAAACGGAAAGGTGGTTATGACAGCGTATGGTTATGAAACCCTTTGTGTTTTTAGCAATGACGCGTTTTGTAGGGTGACCTTATCAAAAAAGAgtcacactctttttttttcctttctgttctctATGTTTGATTATTATTCACTCTTGAGTATACACCGgtttgaattaatatatattcgtattttttCACTGTGCTATTGGAGGTGGTATTCAGAAGGTCTGTAAGTATCCCGTGCTCATAGTCTTATTTTAGATTGTCCATATATAACGCAACAGCAAAAATGTGATTTATCATGTGTTCAAGGCAACTCCGcatcagtaatgatagtgaagactTGCATGCCACTTTTCATTTCATTGCCATACGTTAATTGAATAATTTCCTCCATGTTTACTAGTTTTATTTTcgataaatacaaaaaagggcATTGTGTGCTTTCATAGCAAACGCAAAGGTAACGTATGAAGGAGATACCATGGAAACTCATAAAAAATATgagatatgtaatattataatcattatataagtaAGAAACATTGGACTAGGTATTTTATTGGATTATCATCACAAGgtctgaatatataattattagttctAGTCAAGTGTTAACTTTGAATGTCAGAGACGAAATCGCTATGCCATAGAGAAATTCTACGACAATCTTAGACTGTTTTTAGGGCAGTCcttaattttatcaaataatattCTATGACCATTCTTGTATGCCGCTTCTTTCCCTGAGAAAAGGTTCTTGCCGGTATACGAGTAAGTGAACTATAATAAAAAGGTACGCAAACTATTTCAAACTCACCCTTCGTATTTAAACGGGATGGAGATATCAAAGGCAGCAGCTCGAGGAAAGGAGACGAAGATCGTGTTGATTGTGAGATTTTTTTCTCCCCTGTACACGTCTCCAAGCATCCCCCTCCAGTTTCCATTACGCCTTTCACCCCACATGCCTTtggaaataatattatcatcctttttcattctctgttATCTTAAGCCACCTTGTATCATATTCGCAGTTGATATAATAATTGAAGATGAATAATAGTTTTAGTGCTGCAGTACAATTTAGAAGCTTACCGTCGCTGGACTTGCGTGTTAGAGTGAAAGTAAAGTTATATTTTTCAGCCAGGGTGCTCAAGATGCGATACCCAAGGCCGTCCCACTGCGATGAGTTCGTCTTAAAGAGAGTCGGCGCGTCGTTTCCGTTACTCGCGACGTGCAGAGTGACGCCGTCGAAGGACGAGAAACGGTCGACAAAGAGCTGGTCCCAGGAGGCGAAGCGAGAGGCGTTCCATCCGCCCAGAGGCAAGAGCTTTCGGTGCGGGTGCAGAGGTCGCCACGTGAACACCCGGAACTCGAGTCTGTTCCTCTGCTCGCCTAACTCCGCTGGGCACAACGCGGCCACTGCAGGAGTCCTCTGTGCCAGGGCTGTCTGCAGAAGGGCTCTTGGGTCGCACTCCTGCTTAATCCCGATGAGCAG
It encodes the following:
- the LOC119589667 gene encoding glutamate receptor ionotropic, NMDA 1-like, with the protein product MWGERRNGNWRGMLGDVYRGEKNLTINTIFVSFPRAAAFDISIPFKYEGIAFVIAVPQPLPPWQSVIYPFTRTMWAVISGFLVIASFTYCLLGSFVGEVSPFRNFLTIAQALVNQANDDVPSSWTLRLFLMSWWFTAYIIAISYTCNLIAFLTIPKYPVKLQTTQELADSYHRVCMLNYGNETVEALILSHNLALTTIAKKIDMVPLIQTLPYTNALECLELVAAGTHAMLEGDSYVTNIVQDAGYADRTYFLKERIHEGSTPFYFRKNTPWKYKFDEGMSRLVSSGCIGKWKEDINLALKRTRYEKKSEGQQTLKVEHLQGTFLVLALGWGLALVTFLVERHVIVEIKEKKIRSLHIRDSYSLNYPSYLTTFRKENEYSEHCESTIEYYSG